The following proteins come from a genomic window of Streptomyces sp. GS7:
- a CDS encoding MarR family winged helix-turn-helix transcriptional regulator — MTIGDDAALQLVISLHRLTRSLRRSATAGGVQLTHIAVLALLTQRGPSRIGEIAQWVPCSQPTVTAAVLGLESAGLVRREADPKDRRASRVLLTEQGTAALADVARGEAQVLARRLTALRPDEIRRLIEVEPLLRRLAEAGD, encoded by the coding sequence ATGACGATCGGTGACGACGCGGCGCTGCAACTGGTGATCTCGCTGCACCGGCTCACCCGGAGCCTGCGCAGATCCGCCACCGCGGGCGGCGTCCAGCTGACCCACATCGCCGTACTGGCGCTGCTGACCCAGCGCGGACCGTCCCGGATCGGGGAGATCGCGCAGTGGGTGCCCTGCTCCCAGCCGACCGTCACCGCCGCGGTCCTCGGCCTGGAGTCGGCGGGCCTGGTACGCCGGGAGGCCGACCCGAAGGACCGGCGCGCCAGCCGGGTCCTGCTCACCGAGCAGGGCACGGCGGCGCTGGCGGACGTCGCCCGCGGTGAGGCACAGGTGCTCGCGCGGCGCCTCACCGCGCTCCGGCCGGACGAGATCCGCCGGCTCATCGAGGTCGAGCCGCTGCTGCGCCGACTCGCGGAGGCCGGGGACTGA
- a CDS encoding GntR family transcriptional regulator codes for MTKSSREQKSGGGERPPAPDTARRALTSDLMRLGRVDGPRTGVSPAAVARGYEKTWHITERWLPLARQRRRAASGSTADQARWDGLIESAARPAQPAGCPSFLGLVELAGNARDLLRTLRDTEPPCVPVADVAARIAEAIEDGHYLTGAPLSPARIAADRQLPVDSVKLALLDLAERNVVELSAAGRARVTGPGGTDRPRQIADWLRELVAAGAYAPGTALPMRQALARNLVSADPPIAAAIRLLIDDGTLTCYPGQRPIVRPGHPHAGTEMVVRARAFAQLPYASGPVDMRDTRVREVVRVAQSWWKARLVPHPTTLDHYLAQLVGIARQLITRAHDPEPPTPPYGERREPQEHREAREHLECVIVRITVGATSTAASDPEDGVWRIACLAAAVHDLLKLTAATGGDATRSR; via the coding sequence ATGACGAAGTCAAGCCGCGAGCAGAAATCCGGCGGCGGTGAACGTCCGCCCGCACCGGACACCGCGCGCCGTGCTCTCACCAGCGACCTCATGCGTCTCGGCAGAGTCGACGGCCCCCGAACCGGCGTCTCGCCCGCCGCGGTTGCCAGGGGCTACGAGAAGACATGGCACATCACGGAGCGGTGGCTGCCGCTGGCCAGGCAACGCCGCCGGGCGGCATCGGGCTCGACGGCAGATCAGGCGCGGTGGGACGGACTCATCGAGTCCGCCGCCCGGCCCGCCCAGCCGGCGGGGTGCCCCTCGTTCCTCGGCCTCGTGGAACTGGCCGGGAACGCCCGTGACCTGCTGCGCACCTTGCGCGATACCGAGCCGCCCTGTGTTCCGGTCGCGGACGTCGCGGCACGGATCGCCGAGGCCATCGAGGACGGCCACTACCTGACCGGTGCGCCGCTCAGCCCGGCCAGGATCGCGGCAGACCGGCAGCTCCCCGTCGACAGCGTGAAACTCGCTCTCCTCGACCTGGCCGAGAGGAACGTCGTCGAGCTGAGTGCCGCCGGCCGCGCCCGCGTCACCGGCCCCGGCGGCACCGATCGCCCGCGGCAGATCGCGGACTGGCTACGGGAGTTGGTCGCCGCGGGCGCGTACGCCCCGGGGACGGCGCTGCCGATGAGGCAGGCACTCGCCCGCAATCTGGTCTCCGCCGACCCCCCGATCGCCGCCGCGATCCGACTCCTCATCGACGACGGAACCCTGACCTGCTACCCGGGTCAGCGGCCCATCGTGCGACCGGGGCACCCCCACGCGGGGACAGAGATGGTCGTCCGGGCTCGTGCGTTCGCCCAACTGCCGTATGCCAGTGGGCCGGTGGACATGAGGGACACCCGCGTGCGCGAGGTCGTCCGGGTGGCCCAGTCGTGGTGGAAGGCCCGCCTCGTTCCGCATCCGACCACGCTGGACCACTACCTAGCCCAACTCGTCGGCATCGCCCGCCAACTCATCACCAGGGCCCACGACCCGGAGCCGCCCACCCCGCCGTACGGCGAACGGCGGGAACCCCAGGAGCACCGGGAGGCACGGGAGCACCTGGAATGCGTGATCGTGCGGATCACCGTCGGCGCGACCAGCACCGCCGCATCCGACCCCGAGGACGGCGTCTGGCGTATCGCGTGCCTCGCGGCGGCCGTTCACGACCTGCTGAAGCTCACCGCGGCAACCGGCGGCGATGCCACGCGGTCCCGGTGA
- a CDS encoding DUF1003 domain-containing protein produces MTLYQHVPHPHIASRHAHGPVKVSDQLPQDNALTRFNTRIAIVITRAVGSMWCAYAFALFDLISLPDAIRAGASAIVAWVAQTFLQLVLLSVIMVGQNVQAAASDRRSEATFHDASATLHEVAHLQSHLAAQDVLLTRIAEKVGLEPVPVIDAAPGSEPGGEDPDD; encoded by the coding sequence ATGACGCTCTACCAGCACGTGCCGCACCCGCACATCGCTTCACGGCACGCCCACGGCCCGGTGAAGGTCAGCGATCAGCTTCCCCAGGACAATGCGCTCACCCGGTTCAACACCAGGATCGCGATCGTGATCACGCGGGCCGTCGGCAGCATGTGGTGTGCCTACGCGTTCGCGCTGTTCGACCTGATCAGCCTGCCGGACGCGATCAGGGCCGGGGCGTCGGCCATCGTGGCCTGGGTGGCGCAGACGTTCCTGCAACTGGTCCTGTTGTCCGTCATCATGGTCGGCCAGAACGTGCAGGCCGCCGCCTCGGACCGGCGCTCCGAAGCGACCTTCCACGATGCGAGCGCGACCCTGCACGAGGTGGCCCACCTGCAAAGCCACCTTGCCGCACAGGACGTGCTGCTGACCCGGATCGCCGAGAAGGTCGGCCTGGAACCGGTACCGGTCATCGATGCCGCCCCCGGTAGTGAGCCGGGGGGAGAGGACCCGGACGACTGA
- a CDS encoding ABC transporter substrate-binding protein has product MIRTVRRELRVRSAVAALAAAALLAGCAGAGGTGGSSGEHVINVLMVNNPQMLEVQKLTAEHFTEQTGIKVNFTVLPENDVREKISQDFSSPAGMYDVATISNYEVPFYAKNQWLLPLNGRAAKDTAFDQADILAPMRDSLTADDGKLYAEPFYGESSFLMYRKDVFAAKGLTMPAHPTWQQVADLAARADGAQPGMRGICLRGQPGWGELIAPLTTVVNTFGGTWFTKDWEAQLSSSAFASATGFYVDLVRKHGESRAAESGYAECLNDFTHGGTAMWYDSTAAAGSLEAADSPLKGRIGYAPAPVEKTTGETTGRSTGSGWLYTWAWGVRKTSARPDDAWQFLSWTSGKQYQQLVGRNSGWANVPAGTRASTYANPEYRAAASAFADVARKAITSTDPRNPGSQPRPTIGIQFVGIPEFADLGTKVSYEISNAIAGAETVDQALHRSQELAEKVAQPYRRR; this is encoded by the coding sequence TTGATCCGAACCGTTCGCAGAGAACTCCGGGTACGCAGTGCGGTTGCGGCGTTAGCGGCCGCGGCGTTACTCGCGGGGTGTGCCGGCGCCGGCGGTACCGGTGGTTCGTCCGGGGAGCACGTCATCAACGTGCTGATGGTGAACAACCCGCAGATGCTGGAGGTGCAGAAGCTCACCGCCGAGCATTTCACCGAACAGACCGGCATCAAGGTGAATTTCACCGTGCTGCCGGAGAACGACGTCCGGGAGAAGATCAGCCAGGACTTCTCCAGTCCGGCCGGGATGTACGACGTCGCCACCATCAGCAACTACGAGGTGCCGTTCTACGCCAAGAACCAATGGCTGCTGCCGCTGAACGGGCGCGCGGCGAAGGACACGGCGTTCGATCAGGCGGACATTCTCGCGCCCATGAGGGATTCGCTGACCGCGGACGACGGCAAGCTCTACGCCGAACCGTTCTACGGGGAGTCGTCCTTCCTGATGTACCGCAAGGACGTCTTCGCCGCCAAAGGGCTGACCATGCCTGCGCATCCCACCTGGCAGCAGGTCGCTGACCTGGCGGCCAGGGCCGACGGCGCGCAGCCCGGTATGAGGGGCATCTGCCTGCGGGGCCAGCCGGGTTGGGGCGAGCTGATCGCTCCGCTCACCACCGTCGTCAACACCTTCGGTGGAACGTGGTTCACCAAGGACTGGGAGGCGCAACTCAGCTCCTCCGCCTTCGCATCCGCCACCGGCTTCTACGTCGACCTCGTCCGGAAGCACGGCGAGTCCCGCGCCGCCGAGTCCGGGTACGCCGAGTGCCTCAACGACTTCACCCACGGCGGGACCGCCATGTGGTACGACTCCACGGCGGCGGCCGGCTCCCTGGAGGCGGCGGACTCCCCGCTGAAGGGCAGGATCGGCTACGCGCCCGCCCCGGTCGAGAAGACCACCGGCGAGACCACTGGCAGGTCCACCGGGTCGGGCTGGCTCTACACCTGGGCCTGGGGCGTGCGGAAGACATCCGCACGGCCCGACGACGCCTGGCAGTTCCTCTCCTGGACCTCGGGCAAGCAGTACCAGCAGCTGGTCGGGCGGAACAGCGGATGGGCCAACGTGCCGGCCGGCACCCGCGCCTCCACCTATGCCAACCCCGAATACCGCGCCGCGGCCTCCGCGTTCGCCGATGTCGCCCGCAAGGCGATCACCAGCACCGATCCCCGGAACCCCGGCAGCCAGCCACGGCCGACGATCGGCATCCAGTTCGTCGGCATCCCGGAGTTCGCCGATCTCGGCACCAAGGTCTCCTACGAGATCAGCAACGCCATCGCCGGAGCCGAGACCGTCGACCAGGCCCTGCACCGCTCACAGGAGCTGGCCGAGAAGGTCGCCCAGCCGTACCGGAGACGCTGA